In Desulfofustis limnaeus, the genomic stretch CCTGGTCCATGTGAAGCCTGTCAGAGGTGCTGGATACGTGCGTGTCAAGCAGGACCGGTAAAAATGGTTCATAATCAATCAATATCGGATTTATGAAACGATGAAGGTCTGGAATCAAGCGAGAGAACGACTGCAGGATATCCTTTCAAACAACGTCTTCAGCCTCTGGATTGAACCGCTTTCGGTGAACGAACGAGCCGGTGATTCTCTGAGCCTCAGGTGCCCGGACCGTTATTTCGGTGCCTATGTCACCCAGAATTACTTGGATATCATCAGTAAGGTGGTGGCCGAGTGCGATGACTCCATAAAACAGGTGCGGATCAACGCGTGTTGTCGTCCCACCGCCCCCTCCCAGGAACCGCAGCAACTCCGTCTGCCGACCTTGCCGGAAGGGGTATCATCGACCCGTGCCCTGCATCCCCGCTATACCTTTGCCAATTTCATGGTTGGTGAGAGCAACGTCCTGGCCCAGTCGGCGTGCCGTTCCATGTCCCAGTTGGATGATGCCATCGGCCCTTGTCTCTATATCAACAGCACCACCGGGTTGGGAAAAACTCATCTGTCCCATGCCATAGCCCATCAGATTCTCGATCTGTCCCCCATGACTCGCCTGCAGTACCTGACAGCCCAGCAGTTTGCCGCGGAAATGGTGAACAATATCAAATCGAACGCCATGGACGTTTTTAAGCGCAAGTATCACGAACAATGCGACATTTTGCTGGTGGAAGATATGCAGAGCCTGACCGGCAAAAAGAAGACGCAGCAGGAGCTCAACGAGGTCCTGGACACCTTGATAAAACTGGGCAAGCGAGTTGTCATGACTGCCGACAAGGCACCCCGTGAGTTGATCGGAATCGACGATGATTTCCGATCTCGGATGTCGTCGGGACTGGTGACGTCGATCCAGAAACCGGACATGGATACCCGGTGCCGGATTATCCGGCGCAAGGCTCAACAGCAGAATCTGCAGCTCGCCGACCCCTATGTGGATTATCTCGCCCAACACATAAAAGGAGATGTAAGGAGAATCGAATCGGCACTTATCGCCATCAATGCTCGCGCCTCTCTCAAGCAGGGGCTGATCGACGATCAACTCATTGAAGATGTGGTGCGGGCCTTGGTGGGCGGCTCCAGGGAGCTGACCTCGCGGGCGATCTGCGAGTTGGTGGTACAGCAATTCAAGGTGCCGCTGGCTGACCTGCAGTCGAAATCACGCAAGAAATGCATCGCTTTTCCCCGCCAGGTGGCGATGTATCTGAGCCGCAAGCATACGGAAGAGACCCTGGCCGACATCGGCAGGATCTTCAACCGTGATCACTCCACGGTGATGCACGCCATCAAGGTGGTGACCGATTTGAGCCGCCGCGACAACTCGATTTCTGCCCAACTGGAGCTGCTCAGCAGCAAAGTACAGCAGCTCTAAAAATAGACTTTTTTCACCTCCGCCTCATCCTGGACCTGAGGTCTCACCTCGGCTACCCTGGTGGCCACGGCGGTGGCGGTCTTGATCATATCGTTGAGGCCGATCCCCTCCCAGCCGAATCCGCATACGTACAAGCCCCGATGCTGGCGGACCAGCGTGTTGCGGTCGTGCAACAGTTCGAGATAACTGCTATCCAGCTGCGGTATGCCGCCAAGTGGCCGGAGCACTTTGGTAAAGTTCGGCACCGGCGGCAGGTCGAGCAAACCGCGGATATCGGCGAGGGCGCGGTCGATCAGGGTTTGGTTGTCGAGATCGAGCCGTTCCGGGTGGCGGCGGCCGCCGATCAGGGTCTCAAACACGATAGAACCGGCCGGTGCCCGGTTGGGAAACATGTTGGATGAGAACAGGGTGCCGAGGGTGAAGCGCTGCTCCACCTCGGGGATCAGAAAACCGAAGCCGGGGGGCAGTGTGGCATCCCGGAAACCGAGGACAACCGTGGCCAACCGGGCCTCGGGAACCGACCTACCGGTCAGGCTCGGAGCAAAAGCGGCAAGCAGTGGCAAGCTCTGGTTGATCGGTACGGCCAACACCAGTGTCGGCGCGGTGAAACAGCCGTTCCCGGTTTCCACCAGCCAGCCGTCGCTTTGTTTTTCGATGCGCTGGACGGCGTGGCCGAGACGGAGGTCTCCCGCCTGTTGCAGTGGTTCGGCAAGCC encodes the following:
- the dnaA gene encoding chromosomal replication initiator protein DnaA, encoding MKVWNQARERLQDILSNNVFSLWIEPLSVNERAGDSLSLRCPDRYFGAYVTQNYLDIISKVVAECDDSIKQVRINACCRPTAPSQEPQQLRLPTLPEGVSSTRALHPRYTFANFMVGESNVLAQSACRSMSQLDDAIGPCLYINSTTGLGKTHLSHAIAHQILDLSPMTRLQYLTAQQFAAEMVNNIKSNAMDVFKRKYHEQCDILLVEDMQSLTGKKKTQQELNEVLDTLIKLGKRVVMTADKAPRELIGIDDDFRSRMSSGLVTSIQKPDMDTRCRIIRRKAQQQNLQLADPYVDYLAQHIKGDVRRIESALIAINARASLKQGLIDDQLIEDVVRALVGGSRELTSRAICELVVQQFKVPLADLQSKSRKKCIAFPRQVAMYLSRKHTEETLADIGRIFNRDHSTVMHAIKVVTDLSRRDNSISAQLELLSSKVQQL
- the hemG gene encoding protoporphyrinogen oxidase, producing MTESKDTIIVGAGISGLVVAHHLRRHRAGHRLVVLDKADRPGGVIQSFAENGFRAEWGPHGFLDNCHESRALLQETGLDREAVAASLGTHVRYVCINGSLMMIPQSPLKIIRAPLIPFSKKVRVLGELFQPPLEGEPTVAKWAAYRFGRALLPYVDAVFTGTYAGDYNELKIDAVMPGVRALERHHGSVIRGVIAKARAARKKKSGGKKLALPAMTSFSEGMQRLPERLAEPLQQAGDLRLGHAVQRIEKQSDGWLVETGNGCFTAPTLVLAVPINQSLPLLAAFAPSLTGRSVPEARLATVVLGFRDATLPPGFGFLIPEVEQRFTLGTLFSSNMFPNRAPAGSIVFETLIGGRRHPERLDLDNQTLIDRALADIRGLLDLPPVPNFTKVLRPLGGIPQLDSSYLELLHDRNTLVRQHRGLYVCGFGWEGIGLNDMIKTATAVATRVAEVRPQVQDEAEVKKVYF